TTCCAGCACTTCCTCGGCCAGTTCCGGCGCTTCGATGACTGCCAGGCTCAGGCTGCTGTCCTTGCTAAGCCGCACTTCGACGGGTTCTTCGCTGATCCGTTCCGACCCCTTGAAGCGCCTGAAATCCTTGCCGCCTTCGCGCTTACCTTGCCATTCCCGGCGCCCGCACAGGCGGAGCATTTCGTGCCACATGGCATCTCGCAGGGTGCTGCGCGGCATCCGGTTGAGCATTGGCTCGGTCCGGGCCCGTAATTCGCCGCGGTGCTCGGGCAGGTTCAGGTCCAGGCCCTCGCTCTGGCGATCGAACAGGAAGCGCGATAACGGCGCCGCGCCTTCGATGCGCTTGCGGAAGGCGTCAGGGCCTTCCTTGCGGACCAGCGTGTCCGGATCTTCGCCTTGCGGCAGCATCAGGAACTGCAGATGCAGGCCATCGGCCATCAGTTCCAGTGCATTCTCCATGGCCCGGTCCGCTGCGCGGAAGCCGGCATTGTCGCCGTCAAAGCAGAAGACGACGTGTCGCACGTGGCGCAGCAGTGCCTGCAGGCTGTCCTGGTTGGTCGCCGTGCCCAGGGTGGCCACCGCTTCGTGGATGCCGTGCTGGGCCAGGGCGATTACGTCCATGTAGCCTTCGACCACCAGCAGGCGGTCGAGGCGTCTCAGCGCCCGCTGTGCCTCGAACAGACCGTAGATCTCGCGGCTCTTGTGGAACACATCGGACTCAGGCGAATTAATGTACTTTGCCTTGTCGTCACCCAGCGTGCGGCCGCCGAAGGCGATCGTCTTGCCGCGGGTATTACGGATCGGGAACATGATCCGGTTGCGGAACAGGTCCCGTGGGCGACCATATTTGTCTGAAACCGTGCCGGTTTCGATCAACGGCTTTTGCAGGCTATTGTCGGCCGCCTGATGAAGGGCCTGGCCGTCACCTGGTGCGTAACCGATCTGGTACTGCTCGATCGTCGCTGCATCGAGTCCCCGTTGACGCAGGTAGTCGCGGGCCAGTGCTGCGCCCGGCTGCTGCAGCGCGTCCTGGTAGAAGCCGTTGGCAAACTCCAGAGCGTCTGTCAGTGTACGGGCCTGCTGCATTTCCTGCCGGGCAGCCTGGTCATAAGGCACTTCGAGTCCGGCGCGGCGCGCCAGTTCCTCCACCGCTTCGGTGAATCCCAGGTTGTCGAATTCGCGGACAAAGCTGATGGCGTCGCCGTGGGCGCCGCAGCCGAAACAATGGTAAAAGCCCTTGTCGGGACGGACGTTGAATGAAGGTGTCTTTTCGTCGTGGAACGGGCAGCGTGCCTTGTAGTTCCCACCGGCCTTCTTCAGTGTGATCCGGCTTCCGATCAGCTCTGCCAGGTCGACCCGGTCAAGGAGCTCTTCGATAAAGCGTTGGGGGATCAGACCGCTCATGGCATCTCCGGCATTGAACTACAAGTCGGGCCAGCCGGCCCGGCTACTAGAGATTAGACCAAATGCGCCAGGTCGCCGGGTTGCCGGATGAGCTAGGTCAACACGTAAAGACACTGGTGCGAAAAGGGCATCCACAAGCCAAAAAATGCCGCCGAAGCCAGGCCTCGGCGGCATTGGATGCTCGCATCCCGCTCAAGAACCGCAGTTCAGCGGCGGGACGAAATAGCTGCAGTCAGAGCAGGCTGTAACTCAGTACAGACGCTCGAACTTGCGCTGTTCCCGCTGAAGCTTCTTGAGATGGCGCTTGACGGCAGCTGCAGCTTTGCGCTTACGAACAGCAGTCGGCTTCTCGTAGTGCTCGCGACGACGCACTTCAGACAGAATGCCGGCCTTTTCGCAAGACCGCTTGAAGCGACGCAGCGCTACGTCGAATGGCTCATTCTCTTTCACTTTGACAGCTGGCATTCGAAAATCACCTACCTTTGAATCGTTCGGATTAAGTATTCAGTTCCTCTCGCGGGCGTGCCGCCCAACGCTTGGCGCTGATGCGTTTGTTCCCACGCGGATCACTGCGAAATTGTCTAAAACTCGACCAGCGCAGATTTAAGGGCGGCAATGATAGCGTCTTATCTGGCTGGTTGTAAAGCGCTCAATTCCTCGTGACCAGAGGTGGTGGTCGTTGTCACCTTTTCAAGTCTGCAGTATCGGGCGATAAGGATTTCTCCTGCCGTCTCCATTCGCCTGGCATGTTAAAATCCGGGGTCTTGTATGAATCGAGAATCGGGTCCGGGTCGCCCGGCTAACCTCCCAAAGACGGTGAAACGACTATGCTGGTGCTTGGCATTGAAACCTCCTGCGACGAAACCGGCGTTGCCCTCTATGACAGTGAGCGCGGCCTGCTAGCCCACGCGCTGTTCAGTCAGATCGACATGCATGCCGACTACGGCGGTGTGGTGCCGGAACTGGCTTCCCGCGACCACGTGCGCAAGCTGCTACCCCTATGCGACGAGGTGCTGGCAGAGGCCGGGTGTTCGCGCCAGGACCTCGATGCCGTTGCCTATACCGCTGGCCCCGGCCTGATCGGTGCGCTGATGGTGGGCGGTTCTGTAGCGCATGCACTGGCGCTGGCGCTGGATATTCCGGTACTGGGGGTGCATCACATGGAAGGCCATCTGCTGGCACCGATGCTGGAAGATCAGCCGCCAGCATTTCCCTTTGTTGCGCTGCTGGTCTCCGGTGGCCACACACAACTGGTGCGGGTCGATGGTATCGGCCAGTATGCGTTGCTGGGCGAGTCGGTGGATGATGCTGCCGGTGAAGCTTTCGACAAGACCGCCAAGATGCTCGGGCTGGATTATCCAGGTGGGCCGCGTGTTGCCAAGCTTGCCGAACAGGGGCGGGAGGGGTGCTATACCTTCCCCCGTCCCATGACCGATCGGCCGGGGCTTGATTTCAGTTTTAGTGGTCTTAAGACCTACACCCTCAATACCATCAACGATGCTAAGGCGGCGGGCGCATTGGATGATCAGGTCAGGGCAGACATTGCGCTGGCCTTCGAAACTGCGGTGGTGGAAACGCTGACGATCAAGTGTCGGCGGGCGTTGGAAGCATCCGGCTGCAAACGGCTGGTGGTGGCGGGCGGCGTCAGCGCCAATAAGCGCCTGCGCCACGGTTTGGAAACAATGGTAAAGCGTCTTAGAGCGGAAGTTTTCTACGCCCGGCCGGAATTCTGCACCGATAATGGCGCGATGATCGCCTATGCAGGCTGTCAGCGATTGATGGCGGGCCAGCGTGACGGGGACCGGATCATTGCCGTGCCCCGTTGGCCGATGGATACCTTGCCGCCGCTGGAAGCGCAGTGTGTGGATGGTTTGAAGCTCTGACCTTCAGCGGTTATAGCCGATGCTCTCGGCGTTGGGCCAGACGGATCAGGTTGTCACGGTGACGCACCAGGATCAGCAGGGTCAGCAGGCCAAACAGCGGAAGTGCCTCGGGCTCGAGGAATACGCAGATGATCGGTCCCGCTACGGCCGCGCTGATCGAAGCCATGGACGAGATATGCCAGCGTTTCATGACCAGCGCCCAGATGGCGGCCAGCAGCAGGGTGGTCAGCGGCGCGAGTGCCAGACCGGTACCAAATGCCGTAGCGACGCCCTTGCCGCCCTGGAAGCGGGCAAACAGAGGCAGCATGTGGCCGGTGACGGCGCAGAGCGCGACAATAGCCATGGCCATGGGGCCCAGTGACAGTGTTTGGCCGATCCAAACGGCGGCGGCGCCTTTGAGGGCATCCAGAGCAAGAGTTGCAGCGGCCGGAGCCCAGCCTCCCGCGCGATAGACATTGGTGGCGCCGGGGTTGCCAGAGCCCAGGGCGCGAGGGTCGGGGAGTCCCCAGAACCGGCTGACCAGAGGCGCAAACAGGATAGAGCCCAGTAGATAGGCGACAAAGCAGGCCAGTATCGTTAGCGCAGAATCAGGCATGGGCAGAGACGCCTACCGGTGGTTTGTGCGAGAATCGCATCCCCATACGGTCAGGCAGGGGAACAATCGCTGCCTGGATGCGAAGTGGGGATACGTCCTGTGTCACGTTAAGGTGAATTGGATGCAGGCCGCAAGTTTTAAGAGTTTTCGCTGGATTTCCGGGGCCGCCCAGAACGGGTTGGCGCCCTGGATACAGGTTTAGATCGCTCGGGAGTACGTGTGACAGATACCGTCTTCATCGAAGGGCTGACTGTAGAAACCGTTATCGGTGACTATGACTGGGAACGGGACGTGCAGCAGCGCCTGGAAATCGACCTCGAGATGAAATGGAACAACCGGATGCCGGGGCTCAGCGACGATGTTGGTGATGCGCTGGACTATGCGGCGGTCAGCGATGCCGTGCGACGATGGTTCGCCGAACATCAGCCGCGCCTGCTCGAAAAGGCTGCCGAAGCCATTGCAGCCATGATCCAGAATGAATTTGAGGTCGAGTGGCTACGACTGACCCTGCGTAAGCCCGGTGCGGTTCCAGGGGCACGTAACGTCGGCGTCCGAATCGAACGAGGTATTTGAGTGTCCCACGCCGCTACGGTCTACATCAGCATCGGCAGCAACATCGAGCGCGAGCGTCACATCCTGGCAGCGCTCAATGCACTGGCAGAGCACTACGGCCATTTGGATGTCTCGTCGGTCTACGAAAGTGAAGCGGTCGGCTTCGATGGTGAGAATTTTTACAATCTGGTCGTCGGTATCCGTACCGAAGAGTCCATTGCCACGCTGTCCCGCTTCCTTAAGGCGTTGGAGGGCGAAAACGGCCGGCGCCGCGACGTACCCAAGTTTAGCGCGCGGACGCTGGACCTGGATATCCTGACGTACGATGACCGGGTTGGGGTGATCGATGGCGTGGAATTACCGCGCAGCGAGATCCTGACCAACGCCTTCGTGCTGCAGCCTTTAGCAGAAATTGCACCTGAAGAACTGCATCCCGAGGAGGGCGAGACTTATCGATCCCTCTGGCGGGCCTACGAGCGCGGCCAGAAGCTCTGGGCCGTGCCTTTCAAGTGGCAGGGGCGGCCGATTTCTCCGCGTCCTGCCTGACGCTGCCTCAACCTCTATTTTTCGCGGCTCTGAGGTTTCGGGAGTAAAACTGGGTGTATAACGTTTGCCCCAAAAAAAGCAGCCCTGCGGGCTGCTCCGAAGCTGAAGCGTCGGCTACATTTTGCGTCTAACTCGAGTATGTAGCAGAAGCTTCAGCTTCTGAGGCACCGATGGTGCCCCAGTTTCCACTCTTCAGGCGTCGTCCCGGTGCTTGCGGCGGAACAGATCGATAAGCCCATCCGTTGAGCTGTCCGTCTTCTTGCCATTACCGGATTTGAGTAGGCGGTCGAGAATGTCGGTACCTAACTGCTTGCCCAGCTCCACACCCCACTGATCGAACGAATCCACGTCCCAGATCGCGCCCTGTACGAATGTCTTATGCTCGTAGAGCGCGACCAGGGCGCCGACCGTGCGCGGCGTACTGCGCTCGAACAGGATGGTGTTGGTGGGTTTGTTACCGGGGATGACCTTGTGCGGCGCCAGGGTTTCGATGGCGTCGGCGTCCAGGCCCTGGTCGCGCAGCTCGGCCCGGGCTTCGTCCAGGCTCTTGCCGCGCATCAGGGCCTGGGTTTGGCTCAGGCAGTTGGCGAACAGGATGGCATGGTGGCTGCCCACCGGGTTGTGTGTGCGTAGCGGAATAATAAAATCCGCCGGCGACATGCGCGTGCCCTGATGCAGCAATTGGTGGTAGGCATGCTGGCCATTAGCGCCTGCGCCACCCCAGATGATCGGGCCAGTGTCATAATTGACCGGTTGACCGGCGCGGGTCACGCATTTGCCGTTACTTTCCATGTCCAGTTGCTGCAGATGAGCGGGCAGGCCGCGCAGGTAATGGTCGTAAGGCAAGATCGCGTGGGCGTCGGCGCCCCAGAAGTTGCCATACCAGATGCCCAGCAGCGCCATGATCACCGGCAGGTTCTCTTCCAGCGGTGCCTCGCGGAAATGCTGGTCCATGGCATTCGCCCCCGACAGCAGGGAGCGGAAATTCTCCATGCCGATGGTCAGCGCCGTCGGCAGGCCAATGGCGGACCAGAGGGAGTAGCGTCCGCCGACCCAGTCCCACATGGGGAAGATGTTTTCCTCGGCGATTCCGAAATCAATCGCCTCCTTCTCGTTGGCGGTCACCGCTACGAAATGCTTGGAAATGAGCGCCTCGTCCCCGCCATTGTGCAGGAACCACTCCCGGGCCACCTTGGTGTTCTCCAGGGTTTCCTGGGTGCGGAACGACTTGGACTGGATCAGGAACAGGGTGGTTTCCGGGTTGATGTGCCGTAGCACCTCGGTGATATGGCTGCCGTCTATGTTAGCTACGTAATGGCAGTTTAGCCGACCATGCCAGTACGGCTTCAGAGCCGCGGAAACCAGCTTGGGGCCAAGGAAGGAGCCGCCGATGCCGATACTGACCACGTCAGTGAATGGCTTGTTGGTAAAGCCGCGCCATTGGGTACTACGGATACGCCAGACGAACTCTTCCATGCGTCCGAGGGTGGAGCGCACTTCGGGCATGATATCCGTACCCTCGACGGTAATCGGGTCGTCGCCCAGGTTGCGCAGCGCTACATGTAAGGCCGGGCGTTTCTCGCTGGTGTTGATGTTGTCGCCGCGAAACATGGCCTGGATTTGTTCCGGTATCTCGCAGGCGCGGGCCAGGGCCATCAGGTGCGGCATGGTCTCCCGGGTCAGCAGGTTCTTGGAGTAATCCAGCGAAATGCCGGCGGCGTTTGCGAAGAAATGTTCAAAGCGCCCTGGGTCCTGTTCGAACAGGTCCCGCATATGGGTGCCGCTCAAGCTGGCCTGGTGGTCGATGAGGGCTTTCCATTCCGGCTTTTCGGTAAGTCCTGGCTGGCTCATTTCGGGGACCTCTCCCTGGCAGGTATGCGTTATCGTGGACGATTAGCTGTCTCGGTGAATGGATAGATTGTCGATCAAACGAGTCTTGCCCAGAAACGCCGCCGCGAGGATGGTGATTTCGCCGTCGCCGGGCCTGGCCGGTTTCAGGGTCACGCTGTTGGCAATATTGACGTAGTCGGGGCGGAAGCCGGCCTTGCTAAGGGTTTCGTTGGCTTCCTTTTCCAGTTCGGCGAAGTTGCTCTGACCGTTCTGGATATTAGCGGCGGTCTGTTGCAGCGTTTTGTAGAGCGTCGGCGCGATCAGGCGCTCGCTCTCGGTGAGGTAGCCATTGCGCGAGCTTCGGGCCAGGCCATCCTCGTCGCGCATGGTGGGCGCGCCGACGATTTCGATGGGCATGAACAGGTCGCTGGCCATCTTGCGGATGACCGCCAGCTGCTGGAAATCCTTCTCGCCGAAGATTGCCACGTCGGGCTGGACCATATTGAACAACATGGTGACGACCGTGGAAACGCCATCGAAATGACCGGGTCGGCTGGCACCGCAATGGCCTTCGCTGACGACCGGCACGGTGACCTGGGTCTGTTCCACCAGGCCGTGGGGATAGACCTCCTCCACCGGTGGCGCAAAGACAATGTGGTTCCCGGCCGCTTCCAGCTTTTGCTGGTCCTCACGCAGCGTGCGGGGATAGCTCTCCAGGTCCTCGCCGGCGCCGAACTGCATCGGATTGACGAAGATGCTGGTGACAACGACATCCGCTTGCAGCAGTGCTTTTTCCACCAGGGAAATGTGGCCTTCGTGAAGGTTACCCATGGTTGGCACCAGGCCAACCCGATGCCCGTGCTGGCGATGGCTGCTGATCAGAGCGCGGAGTTCGCGAATGGTATGGACGGTTCTCATGCCTTGAACGTGTGCTCTTCTGACGGGAAGCGGCGTTCACGGACGGCGGCCACGTAGGCTTCCAGCGCGCCCTGGACCGAGCCTGCCTCTTCCATGAAATTCTTGACGAAACGTGGACGACGGCCAGGTGTAACACCCAGCATGTCGTGCAGGACCAGCACCTGGCCGTCAGTATCCGGGCCTGCGCCGATACCAATGACCGGTGCGCTGACGGCTTCGGTGATGCGCTTGCCCAGTTCGGACGGTACGCATTCCAGCAGGATCATATCGGCGCCGGCTGCCTCGAGTAGGCGGGCGTGCTTGACCATGGCTTCGGCCTGGGCGTCGCCGCGACCCTGGACTTTATAGCCGCCGAACTTGTTGACGAATTGCGGCGTCAGTCCAAGATGGGCGCAAACCGGTACGCCGCGGTCGCTCAGCGCCTTGATGGTATCTTCCATCCAGTCAGTGCCTTCGAGCTTCACCATCTGGGCCCCGGCCCGCATTAGCTTGGCAGCGTTCTTTAGCGCCGCATCCGTCGAGCCGTAGCTCATGAATGGCATGTCCGCCATGATCAGGGCGCCCTTGTTGCCATTGGCCACAGCGCGGGTGTGGTAGCACATGTCGTTCATGGAGACCGGCAGAGTGCTGTCATGGCCCTGCAGGACCATGCCCAGCGAATCGCCGATCAGGATAACATCGACGCCGGCTTCACTGACCCGTTGCGCAAAAGTTGCATCGTATGCAGTAAGTACGGAAAAGGTTTCGTTGTTCTGCTTGCGTTCGCGCAGGGTATTGATGGTAACTGCCATAGAATCCTTGCCTTGTGGGTGGATTATGGAAGAGGCATTGGGTAGGGAAGCAGGTCCCGAGCCAGAATCGCCAATAGATTTAGGTTAGAGGTTCCCTATCAGAGCTTCCCTAAGGTTAATCTTCGTACCCTGGCGAGGCAAGGCTGCCCGGCGCAGGATGAAGGCGACGTAAGTTGTTGTCTGGACACTGGTCCCGCAGGTGAGCGATTGTCGTCCCATCCGGAAGTTTTAGGTCCGGATTGA
The window above is part of the Marinobacter nanhaiticus D15-8W genome. Proteins encoded here:
- the panB gene encoding 3-methyl-2-oxobutanoate hydroxymethyltransferase, which codes for MAVTINTLRERKQNNETFSVLTAYDATFAQRVSEAGVDVILIGDSLGMVLQGHDSTLPVSMNDMCYHTRAVANGNKGALIMADMPFMSYGSTDAALKNAAKLMRAGAQMVKLEGTDWMEDTIKALSDRGVPVCAHLGLTPQFVNKFGGYKVQGRGDAQAEAMVKHARLLEAAGADMILLECVPSELGKRITEAVSAPVIGIGAGPDTDGQVLVLHDMLGVTPGRRPRFVKNFMEEAGSVQGALEAYVAAVRERRFPSEEHTFKA
- the rpsU gene encoding 30S ribosomal protein S21, with product MPAVKVKENEPFDVALRRFKRSCEKAGILSEVRRREHYEKPTAVRKRKAAAAVKRHLKKLQREQRKFERLY
- the panC gene encoding pantoate--beta-alanine ligase → MRTVHTIRELRALISSHRQHGHRVGLVPTMGNLHEGHISLVEKALLQADVVVTSIFVNPMQFGAGEDLESYPRTLREDQQKLEAAGNHIVFAPPVEEVYPHGLVEQTQVTVPVVSEGHCGASRPGHFDGVSTVVTMLFNMVQPDVAIFGEKDFQQLAVIRKMASDLFMPIEIVGAPTMRDEDGLARSSRNGYLTESERLIAPTLYKTLQQTAANIQNGQSNFAELEKEANETLSKAGFRPDYVNIANSVTLKPARPGDGEITILAAAFLGKTRLIDNLSIHRDS
- the folK gene encoding 2-amino-4-hydroxy-6-hydroxymethyldihydropteridine diphosphokinase; protein product: MSHAATVYISIGSNIERERHILAALNALAEHYGHLDVSSVYESEAVGFDGENFYNLVVGIRTEESIATLSRFLKALEGENGRRRDVPKFSARTLDLDILTYDDRVGVIDGVELPRSEILTNAFVLQPLAEIAPEELHPEEGETYRSLWRAYERGQKLWAVPFKWQGRPISPRPA
- the folB gene encoding dihydroneopterin aldolase, with amino-acid sequence MTDTVFIEGLTVETVIGDYDWERDVQQRLEIDLEMKWNNRMPGLSDDVGDALDYAAVSDAVRRWFAEHQPRLLEKAAEAIAAMIQNEFEVEWLRLTLRKPGAVPGARNVGVRIERGI
- the dnaG gene encoding DNA primase yields the protein MSGLIPQRFIEELLDRVDLAELIGSRITLKKAGGNYKARCPFHDEKTPSFNVRPDKGFYHCFGCGAHGDAISFVREFDNLGFTEAVEELARRAGLEVPYDQAARQEMQQARTLTDALEFANGFYQDALQQPGAALARDYLRQRGLDAATIEQYQIGYAPGDGQALHQAADNSLQKPLIETGTVSDKYGRPRDLFRNRIMFPIRNTRGKTIAFGGRTLGDDKAKYINSPESDVFHKSREIYGLFEAQRALRRLDRLLVVEGYMDVIALAQHGIHEAVATLGTATNQDSLQALLRHVRHVVFCFDGDNAGFRAADRAMENALELMADGLHLQFLMLPQGEDPDTLVRKEGPDAFRKRIEGAAPLSRFLFDRQSEGLDLNLPEHRGELRARTEPMLNRMPRSTLRDAMWHEMLRLCGRREWQGKREGGKDFRRFKGSERISEEPVEVRLSKDSSLSLAVIEAPELAEEVLEAARRDRSLRQAASLANWVRESGLKRHGEVIEALAFDSRARARFFHLFDGIEHVPERENILASARELLTPNQEGVRQQTITALMKRMATGQSTAEELQELIRLQRGEG
- the tsaD gene encoding tRNA (adenosine(37)-N6)-threonylcarbamoyltransferase complex transferase subunit TsaD, which codes for MLVLGIETSCDETGVALYDSERGLLAHALFSQIDMHADYGGVVPELASRDHVRKLLPLCDEVLAEAGCSRQDLDAVAYTAGPGLIGALMVGGSVAHALALALDIPVLGVHHMEGHLLAPMLEDQPPAFPFVALLVSGGHTQLVRVDGIGQYALLGESVDDAAGEAFDKTAKMLGLDYPGGPRVAKLAEQGREGCYTFPRPMTDRPGLDFSFSGLKTYTLNTINDAKAAGALDDQVRADIALAFETAVVETLTIKCRRALEASGCKRLVVAGGVSANKRLRHGLETMVKRLRAEVFYARPEFCTDNGAMIAYAGCQRLMAGQRDGDRIIAVPRWPMDTLPPLEAQCVDGLKL
- the pgi gene encoding glucose-6-phosphate isomerase — its product is MSQPGLTEKPEWKALIDHQASLSGTHMRDLFEQDPGRFEHFFANAAGISLDYSKNLLTRETMPHLMALARACEIPEQIQAMFRGDNINTSEKRPALHVALRNLGDDPITVEGTDIMPEVRSTLGRMEEFVWRIRSTQWRGFTNKPFTDVVSIGIGGSFLGPKLVSAALKPYWHGRLNCHYVANIDGSHITEVLRHINPETTLFLIQSKSFRTQETLENTKVAREWFLHNGGDEALISKHFVAVTANEKEAIDFGIAEENIFPMWDWVGGRYSLWSAIGLPTALTIGMENFRSLLSGANAMDQHFREAPLEENLPVIMALLGIWYGNFWGADAHAILPYDHYLRGLPAHLQQLDMESNGKCVTRAGQPVNYDTGPIIWGGAGANGQHAYHQLLHQGTRMSPADFIIPLRTHNPVGSHHAILFANCLSQTQALMRGKSLDEARAELRDQGLDADAIETLAPHKVIPGNKPTNTILFERSTPRTVGALVALYEHKTFVQGAIWDVDSFDQWGVELGKQLGTDILDRLLKSGNGKKTDSSTDGLIDLFRRKHRDDA
- the plsY gene encoding glycerol-3-phosphate 1-O-acyltransferase PlsY, translated to MPDSALTILACFVAYLLGSILFAPLVSRFWGLPDPRALGSGNPGATNVYRAGGWAPAAATLALDALKGAAAVWIGQTLSLGPMAMAIVALCAVTGHMLPLFARFQGGKGVATAFGTGLALAPLTTLLLAAIWALVMKRWHISSMASISAAVAGPIICVFLEPEALPLFGLLTLLILVRHRDNLIRLAQRREHRL